From the Tripterygium wilfordii isolate XIE 37 chromosome 6, ASM1340144v1, whole genome shotgun sequence genome, one window contains:
- the LOC120001140 gene encoding F-box protein At1g67340-like, translating into MRTRRGLCYPRQDVCVDNYTRLVRRDCDGDSRVFRRKRQRLSPEVAGKCNLFDSLPDDLVISILCKLSTTAGCPSDFINVLSTCKRLNSLALNSLVLSRASQKAFSVKAEKWSESAHRFLKLCADAGNVEASYTLGMIRFYCLHNRGSGASLMAKAAISSHAPALYSLAVIQFNGSGGSKNDKDLRAGVALCARAAFLGHIDALRELGHCLQDGYGVRQNITEGRRFLVQANARELGAVLSSSGVPGIRARPWVSWTQNPHPNPSLNVSPSNANLNGVGCPLLSDFGCDVPAPEVHPASRFLAEWFAARGESAGPGLRLCSHAGCCRPETRKHEFRRCSVCGAVNYCSRACQALDWKLRHKAECTPVERWLEEDGEGNEGGVEGNRDNDGNGQDEVMVES; encoded by the exons atgagaacaAGGAGAGGCCTTTGTTATCCGAGACAGGATGTTTGTGTTGATAACTACACGAGATTAGTGAGGAGAGATTGCGACGGAGATTCCAGGGTTTTTCGGAGAAAGAGGCAGAGATTATCGCCTGAGGTGGCCGGAAAGTGTAATCTTTTCGATTCTCTTCCGGATGATCTTGTTATTTCTATTCTCTGCAAGCTTAGTACTACCGCCGGTTGCCCCTCTGATTTCATCAACGTTTTGTCCAC ATGCAAGAGGCTGAACAGTTTAGCCCTAAATTCTCTAGTGTTATCCAGAGCTTCACAGAAAGCTTTTTCTGTTAAGGCGGAGAAGTGGTCGGAGTCCGCTCACCGATTCTTGAAACTCTGTGCCGATGCCGGAAATGTTGAGGCTTCTTACACTCTTGGCATG ATTCGATTCTACTGTTTACATAATCGAGGGAGTGGAGCTTCTTTGATGGCGAAAGCGGCAATTAGTTCTCACGCGCCGGCTCTGTACTCTCTGGCTGTTATTCAATTCAACGGAAGCGGTGGCTCTAAGAATGATAAGGACCTCAGGGCCGGTGTGGCTCTATGTGCGCGAGCCGCTTTCCTCGGCCACATAGACGCGCTGCGGGAGCTTGGACACTGCCTTCAAGACGGCTATGGCGTCCGTCAGAATATAACAGAGGGACGCCGATTTCTTGTTCAAGCCAACGCTCGTGAGTTAGGCGCTGTGCTTTCTTCTTCTGGGGTTCCTGGCATCCGGGCACGCCCATGGGTCTCTTGGACCCAGAATCCACACCCGAATCCGAGTCTTAACGTCAGCCCCAGTAATGCCAACTTGAACGGCGTGGGTTGTCCGTTGTTAAGCGATTTCGGATGTGATGTTCCGGCTCCGGAAGTTCATCCAGCAAGCCGATTCTTAGCCGAATGGTTTGCGGCTCGGGGCGAGTCAGCGGGTCCGGGTCTTAGACTATGTTCGCACGCTGGTTGTTGTAGACCGGAGACGAGAAAGCACGAGTTTCGTAGATGTTCGGTATGTGGAGCCGTGAATTACTGCTCACGCGCTTGTCAGGCGCTTGATTGGAAGCTGAGGCACAAGGCGGAGTGCACGCCCGTTGAGCGGTGGCTGGAAGAAGATGGTGAGGGCAACGAGGGCGGCGTTGAGGGTAACAGAGATAACGATGGTAACGGCCAAGATGAGGTTATGGTCGAGAGTTAA
- the LOC120000959 gene encoding uncharacterized protein LOC120000959, which translates to MMSLQMEKKSKKQQELKHLGFVRSASLLLLAWMSKLYEFMKQHSGPLQPTLTRISNPAYEEFKAISNDLILFADKKVDEAVQTFDKNAPSYVKKIASFIIWLMKTAMEIFEEARKGGLSAVKRYVSLHITLFIMSQSMKSLGRLGYLPQIPLFGQFTDQLSKLSSLPIAGQLVGNVTDIVGDAVKKGFGLAEDVTDAVGDAAKKGLKFADNVTDAVEDIAKKGVGFGQSVAENVTGTVEDIAKTGLGLGQSAVENVTGTVEDIAKAGLGLGQSAVGNVKGTVEDLAKTGLGLGQYAVGNVTGTVEDLAKTGLGLGQSAVGNVKGTVEDLAKTGLGLGQSAVGNVTGRVEDIAKTGLGLGQSAVGNVTGRVEDIAKTGLGFGQSAVGNVIDFLPFRSPEKKNKPSK; encoded by the exons ATGATGTCTTTGCAGATggagaagaagagcaagaagcaACAAGAACTCAAGCATTTGGGGTTTGTGAGGTCAGCTTCATTACTCCTGCTGGCATGGATGTCAAAGCTCTACGAGTTCATGAAGCAGCATTCGGGGCCGTTGCAGCCAACTCTGACGAGGATTAGCAATCCTGCTTATGAGGAGTTCAAAGCCATCTCCAATGATCTTATTCTGTTTGCTGATAAGAAG GTGGATGAGGCTGTTCAGACTTTTGATAAGAATGCACCATCTTATGTGAAGAAAATAGCAAGTTTTATCATTTGGTTGATGAAAACTGCGATGGAAATCTTTGAAGAGGCTCGGAAAGGGGGGTTAAGTGCTGTTAAGCGTTATGTTAGCCTACACATTACACTATTCATTATGTCTCAGTCTATGAAGTCATTGGGTAGACTAGGCTACCTGCCGCAAATTCCATTGTTCGGACAGTTCACTGACCAGTTGTCGAAGCTGTCTTCACTTCCAATTGCTGGTCAATTGGTCGGAAATGTCACCGATATAGTTGGAGATGCTGTCAAGAAGGGATTTGGATTGGCAGAGGATGTGACCGATGCCGTTGGAGATGCTGCCAAGAAAGGTTTAAAGTTCGCGGACAATGTCACTGACGCAGTTGAGGACATAGCGAAGAAAGGCGTGGGTTTCGGTCAATCTGTAGCAGAGAATGTCACAGGCACAGTCGAAGACATTGCCAAAACAGGCTTGGGTTTAGGACAGTCTGCAGTAGAGAATGTCACTGGCACAGTTGAGGACATTGCCAAGGCAGGCTTGGGTTTAGGACAATCTGCAGTAGGGAATGTCAAAGGCACAGTTGAGGACCTTGCCAAGACAGGCTTGGGTTTAGGACAATATGCAGTAGGGAATGTCACAGGCACAGTTGAGGACCTTGCCAAGACAGGCTTGGGTTTAGGACAATCTGCAGTAGGGAATGTCAAAGGCACAGTTGAGGACCTTGCCAAGACAGGCTTGGGTTTAGGACAGTCTGCAGTAGGGAATGTGACAGGCAGAGTTGAGGACATTGCCAAGACAGGCTTGGGTTTAGGACAGTCTGCAGTAGGGAATGTGACAGGCAGAGTTGAGGACATTGCCAAGACAGGCTTGGGTTTTGGTCAATCTGCAGTCGGGAATGTCATCGATTTTCTTCCATTCCGTTCtccagaaaagaaaaacaaaccatCCAAGTAG
- the LOC119999303 gene encoding REF/SRPP-like protein At1g67360 produces the protein MTTAATNQMETENKSRELKHLWLVRIAAIHTLACVSNLYECAKQNSGSLRSTVGTVEGAVTTVVGPVYAKFKGVPEDLLEFVDKKVDDATHKLDEHAPPLVKQVASEAQTFVQKASEKAQKLVIEARTGGPRAAFNYAATESKQFILVQSVKLWIKLNNYPQVHSVTKMAVPTAAHLLEKYNNVVKAMAQKGYPIFGYIPLVSVDDIGKAFKQAEAGNKEDTPSHESE, from the exons ATGACCACTGCTGCAACGAACCAG ATGGAGACTGAGAACAAGAGTCGAGAGCTGAAGCATTTATGGCTTGTGAGGATCGCTGCGATTCACACGCTGGCTTGCGTGTCGAATCTCTACGAGTGCGCGAAGCAGAACTCGGGTTCGTTGAGATCCACTGTCGGGACTGTGGAGGGTGCTGTCACCACCGTTGTGGGTCCTGTCTACGCGAAGTTTAAGGGCGTCCCTGAGGATCTTCTTGAGTTTGTTGATAAAAAG GTGGATGATGCTACTCATAAGCTTGATGAGCATGCCCCACCTCTTGTCAAGCAAGTTGCTAGCGAAGCCCAAACCTTTGTGCAAAAGGCATCAGAGAAGGCACAGAAACTTGTTATTGAAGCTCGGACAGGAGGCCCGCGTGCTGCATTCAATTATGCTGCAACAGAGTCTAAGCAGTTCATCTTGGTTCAATCTGTTAAGTTGTGGATTAAACTAAACAACTATCCCCAGGTTCACTCTGTGACAAAAATGGCTGTGCCCACTGCGGCCCACTTGTTGGAGAAGTACAATAATGTAGTGAAGGCCATGGCGCAGAAAGGTTATCCAATCTTTGGTTATATTCCATTGGTTTCTGTTGATGATATAGGGAAAGCATTCAAACAAGCTGAAGCAGGGAATAAGGAAGATACTCCTTCACATGAATCAGAATAA
- the LOC119999546 gene encoding ELMO domain-containing protein A-like isoform X2, which produces MSVVRAQGNCVAIPTLSPSSSINLCSRGSASPDDVTCGTPTWIGKGLTCVCFKRKGVYERICINLTPLQEERMRRLKHRMQVYFDASRMDHQEALKALWSATFPGQELHGLISDQWKEMGWQGRDPSTDFRGAGFISLENLLFFAKTFSKQGGKRSAWEYPFAVAGVNITFMIMQMLDLHASKPRTFVRSVFLQMLSENQWAFDLLYCVAFVVMDKQWLERNATYMEFNDVLKSTRAQLEKELLMDDVLRIEDMPSYFLLS; this is translated from the exons ATGAGCGTAGTTAGGGCTCAAGGAAACTGCGTCGCCATCCCTacactttctccttcttcatccATCAATCTATGCTCACGCGGCTCTGCTTCTCCAG ATGATGTAACTTGTGGGACACCAACTTGGATTGGTAAGGGCCTCACTTGTGTTTGTTTCAAGCGAAAGGGTGTCTATGAACGAATTTGCATCAACCTGACTCCCCTGCAG GAAGAAAGAATGAGAAGGTTGAAGCACCGGATGcaggtttactttgatgcttctaGGATGGATCATCAG GAAGCTCTGAAAGCTTTATGGTCTGCTACATTTCCTGGTCAGGAACTGCATGGTTTGATATCTGATCAATGGAAAGAAATGGGATGGCAGGGAAGAGATCCATCTACTGATTTCAG AGGGGCTGGATTCATTTCCTTGGAGAACCTGCTGTTCTTTGCGAAGACATTTTCA AAACAAGGAGGGAAGCGATCTGCCTGGGAGTATCCATTTGCTGTTGCGGGTGTAAATATCACATTCATGATAATGCAAATGCTTGACCTTCATGCCT CAAAACCTAGGACATTTGTCAGATCAGTTTTCCTACAAATGTTGTCAG AAAATCAATGGGCATTTGACCTGCTATATTGTGTGGCCTTTGTGGTCATGGACAAGCAGTGGCTCGAGAGGAATGCCACTTATATGGAGTTCAAC GATGTCTTGAAATCCACCAGAGCTCAGCTTGAAAAAGAACTTCTAATGGATGATGTTCTACGGATTGAAGACATGCCTTCTTATTTCCTTCTCAGTTAG
- the LOC119999546 gene encoding ELMO domain-containing protein A-like isoform X1 has product MSVVRAQGNCVAIPTLSPSSSINLCSRGSASPDDVTCGTPTWIGKGLTCVCFKRKGVYERICINLTPLQEERMRRLKHRMQVYFDASRMDHQEALKALWSATFPGQELHGLISDQWKEMGWQGRDPSTDFRGAGFISLENLLFFAKTFSTSFQCLLKKQGGKRSAWEYPFAVAGVNITFMIMQMLDLHASKPRTFVRSVFLQMLSENQWAFDLLYCVAFVVMDKQWLERNATYMEFNDVLKSTRAQLEKELLMDDVLRIEDMPSYFLLS; this is encoded by the exons ATGAGCGTAGTTAGGGCTCAAGGAAACTGCGTCGCCATCCCTacactttctccttcttcatccATCAATCTATGCTCACGCGGCTCTGCTTCTCCAG ATGATGTAACTTGTGGGACACCAACTTGGATTGGTAAGGGCCTCACTTGTGTTTGTTTCAAGCGAAAGGGTGTCTATGAACGAATTTGCATCAACCTGACTCCCCTGCAG GAAGAAAGAATGAGAAGGTTGAAGCACCGGATGcaggtttactttgatgcttctaGGATGGATCATCAG GAAGCTCTGAAAGCTTTATGGTCTGCTACATTTCCTGGTCAGGAACTGCATGGTTTGATATCTGATCAATGGAAAGAAATGGGATGGCAGGGAAGAGATCCATCTACTGATTTCAG AGGGGCTGGATTCATTTCCTTGGAGAACCTGCTGTTCTTTGCGAAGACATTTTCA ACATCGTTTCAATGTTTATTAAAGAAACAAGGAGGGAAGCGATCTGCCTGGGAGTATCCATTTGCTGTTGCGGGTGTAAATATCACATTCATGATAATGCAAATGCTTGACCTTCATGCCT CAAAACCTAGGACATTTGTCAGATCAGTTTTCCTACAAATGTTGTCAG AAAATCAATGGGCATTTGACCTGCTATATTGTGTGGCCTTTGTGGTCATGGACAAGCAGTGGCTCGAGAGGAATGCCACTTATATGGAGTTCAAC GATGTCTTGAAATCCACCAGAGCTCAGCTTGAAAAAGAACTTCTAATGGATGATGTTCTACGGATTGAAGACATGCCTTCTTATTTCCTTCTCAGTTAG
- the LOC119999546 gene encoding ELMO domain-containing protein A-like isoform X3: MKCLRLVPSSDDVTCGTPTWIGKGLTCVCFKRKGVYERICINLTPLQEERMRRLKHRMQVYFDASRMDHQEALKALWSATFPGQELHGLISDQWKEMGWQGRDPSTDFRGAGFISLENLLFFAKTFSTSFQCLLKKQGGKRSAWEYPFAVAGVNITFMIMQMLDLHASKPRTFVRSVFLQMLSENQWAFDLLYCVAFVVMDKQWLERNATYMEFNDVLKSTRAQLEKELLMDDVLRIEDMPSYFLLS; this comes from the exons ATGAAATGCCTTCGTCTGGTTCCTTCGTCAG ATGATGTAACTTGTGGGACACCAACTTGGATTGGTAAGGGCCTCACTTGTGTTTGTTTCAAGCGAAAGGGTGTCTATGAACGAATTTGCATCAACCTGACTCCCCTGCAG GAAGAAAGAATGAGAAGGTTGAAGCACCGGATGcaggtttactttgatgcttctaGGATGGATCATCAG GAAGCTCTGAAAGCTTTATGGTCTGCTACATTTCCTGGTCAGGAACTGCATGGTTTGATATCTGATCAATGGAAAGAAATGGGATGGCAGGGAAGAGATCCATCTACTGATTTCAG AGGGGCTGGATTCATTTCCTTGGAGAACCTGCTGTTCTTTGCGAAGACATTTTCA ACATCGTTTCAATGTTTATTAAAGAAACAAGGAGGGAAGCGATCTGCCTGGGAGTATCCATTTGCTGTTGCGGGTGTAAATATCACATTCATGATAATGCAAATGCTTGACCTTCATGCCT CAAAACCTAGGACATTTGTCAGATCAGTTTTCCTACAAATGTTGTCAG AAAATCAATGGGCATTTGACCTGCTATATTGTGTGGCCTTTGTGGTCATGGACAAGCAGTGGCTCGAGAGGAATGCCACTTATATGGAGTTCAAC GATGTCTTGAAATCCACCAGAGCTCAGCTTGAAAAAGAACTTCTAATGGATGATGTTCTACGGATTGAAGACATGCCTTCTTATTTCCTTCTCAGTTAG